Proteins co-encoded in one Saprospira grandis genomic window:
- the ychF gene encoding redox-regulated ATPase YchF, with translation MALQCGIVGLPNVGKSTLFNALTQAGALAANYPFATKDPNVGVVTVPDYRLDKLEEIVQPQKTVPTTVEIVDIAGLIRGASKGEGLGNQFLANIREVNAIMHVVRCFDDGNVTHVDGGVDPVRDKETIDLELIFKDMETLEKRKQRLQKLAKALDRTVLRQLKIVEELIAHLEQEQPARSFDELDSEDDEKFFKELQLLTAKPIIYICNVDEASVLTGNEHTEKFKAAVAKENAEVILVSAAIEADIAELEEEEERKEFLADMGLEEPGVNRVIRACYNLLELITYFTAGEKEVRAWTIRRGTKAPQAAGVIHSDIERGFIKARTVAYEKFVELGGWKGAQEVGAMRQEGKEYLVQDGDLLEFMHNT, from the coding sequence ATGGCTCTTCAATGTGGTATTGTAGGTTTGCCCAATGTGGGAAAATCGACACTCTTCAACGCACTTACTCAGGCTGGCGCACTAGCGGCCAACTATCCTTTTGCCACCAAAGACCCCAACGTTGGGGTGGTTACGGTTCCAGATTATCGTTTGGACAAGCTAGAGGAAATTGTTCAACCCCAAAAAACAGTTCCTACTACCGTAGAGATTGTAGATATTGCGGGCCTCATTCGTGGTGCGAGTAAAGGCGAAGGCCTGGGCAACCAGTTTTTGGCTAACATCCGTGAAGTCAATGCGATTATGCATGTGGTCCGTTGCTTTGACGATGGAAACGTAACGCATGTTGACGGTGGAGTAGATCCCGTTCGCGATAAAGAAACCATTGATTTGGAATTGATTTTCAAGGATATGGAAACCTTGGAAAAACGCAAACAACGTCTGCAAAAACTAGCTAAAGCCCTAGATCGTACCGTTTTGCGTCAACTCAAAATTGTAGAAGAACTCATTGCGCATTTGGAGCAAGAGCAGCCTGCTCGTTCTTTTGATGAGTTGGATAGCGAGGATGACGAAAAGTTCTTTAAAGAATTGCAACTGCTTACCGCCAAGCCCATTATTTACATCTGTAATGTGGATGAGGCTTCTGTACTTACAGGAAATGAGCATACTGAAAAATTTAAGGCGGCTGTCGCCAAAGAAAACGCCGAAGTGATTCTCGTTTCTGCTGCTATTGAGGCCGATATTGCCGAGCTAGAAGAAGAAGAAGAGCGCAAAGAATTTTTGGCCGATATGGGCCTAGAAGAACCTGGCGTAAACCGTGTGATTCGGGCTTGCTACAACCTACTCGAGCTGATTACCTATTTTACGGCTGGCGAGAAAGAAGTCCGTGCCTGGACCATTCGTAGAGGAACCAAAGCGCCTCAGGCGGCTGGTGTTATCCACTCTGATATTGAAAGAGGATTTATTAAGGCCCGTACCGTAGCCTATGAAAAATTTGTAGAGCTAGGCGGCTGGAAAGGCG
- a CDS encoding 3-oxoacyl-ACP synthase III family protein, with translation MCAYYSKIVGTGSYEPQVVVPNQDFTDYQFYKANGEKNVKEPAKIVSKLAEISGITERLYAQEHINTSDLAYLAAKNALESSGIDGESLDHIIVAHNFGDVNSKTHYTDMLPNVAAKVKQKLGIVNSDCVAYDILFGCPSWVQGVIQADYYLRSGDAKRVMVIGSDVMSRVLDPHDLDSMLFGDGAGAVILERFESEEPAGILCHKTVTDSVQGADFLRMGASYNEEVDEDRLFVKMNGRSVYKYAMEKVPATMDACLKKANVDIADLKQILIHQANEKMIRQLCKKLYSMHDRQMPETVFPLTVGKWGNSSAATVPMLLDHILKGKLEGHQIEAGDHIILSSVGGGMHANCIVYKHV, from the coding sequence ATGTGTGCATACTATAGTAAGATTGTGGGAACGGGTTCTTATGAGCCTCAAGTCGTGGTCCCCAATCAAGATTTTACCGACTATCAATTTTATAAGGCCAATGGCGAGAAGAATGTAAAGGAGCCAGCGAAAATTGTGAGCAAATTGGCTGAAATTTCTGGCATTACCGAGCGTTTGTATGCCCAAGAGCATATCAACACCTCTGATTTAGCTTATTTGGCGGCCAAAAATGCTTTGGAGAGCTCTGGAATAGATGGCGAAAGTTTGGACCATATTATTGTGGCCCATAATTTTGGTGATGTCAACTCGAAGACGCATTATACCGATATGTTGCCCAATGTTGCGGCTAAGGTCAAGCAAAAATTAGGAATTGTCAATTCGGATTGTGTAGCCTATGATATTTTGTTTGGTTGCCCAAGTTGGGTACAGGGCGTAATTCAGGCCGATTATTATTTGCGTTCGGGCGATGCCAAGCGGGTGATGGTGATTGGCTCTGATGTGATGTCTAGAGTATTGGACCCGCATGATTTGGACTCTATGCTTTTTGGCGATGGTGCCGGAGCGGTTATTTTGGAGCGTTTTGAATCGGAAGAGCCTGCGGGAATTCTCTGCCATAAAACGGTAACCGATAGCGTGCAGGGAGCCGATTTTCTTCGGATGGGAGCTTCTTATAATGAAGAAGTAGATGAGGACCGTCTGTTTGTAAAAATGAATGGCCGCTCTGTTTATAAATATGCGATGGAAAAAGTGCCGGCCACTATGGATGCCTGTTTGAAAAAGGCGAATGTAGATATTGCCGACCTCAAGCAGATTTTGATTCATCAGGCCAATGAAAAAATGATTCGTCAGTTGTGTAAGAAACTATACAGCATGCACGACCGCCAAATGCCCGAAACCGTTTTTCCCTTGACCGTAGGCAAATGGGGAAATAGTTCGGCGGCCACGGTGCCTATGTTATTGGACCATATCCTAAAAGGAAAATTGGAAGGCCACCAAATTGAGGCGGGAGACCATATTATTCTCTCTTCGGTAGGTGGGGGGATGCACGCTAACTGCATCGTTTATAAACATGTCTAA